One stretch of Syntrophorhabdaceae bacterium DNA includes these proteins:
- a CDS encoding arsenate reductase ArsC, producing the protein MAPGEKKKVLFLCTGNSCRSQMAEAWARRLKAGLIEPYSAGVEPKGIDPRAVRAMAEAGIDLSGQRSKSLAAVEGIEFDYVITLCEDAAAACPVFPGKSRLIHKAFDDPPRLAQGAASEEEAMSPYRRVRDEIMAYIETLPEGLE; encoded by the coding sequence ATGGCCCCGGGAGAAAAGAAGAAAGTCCTTTTCCTGTGCACGGGAAATAGCTGCAGGAGTCAGATGGCCGAGGCGTGGGCGCGTCGCCTGAAGGCCGGCCTAATAGAGCCCTACTCCGCCGGGGTCGAACCGAAAGGCATCGATCCACGGGCAGTGCGGGCCATGGCCGAGGCGGGGATAGACCTCTCGGGACAGAGATCGAAATCTCTTGCCGCAGTGGAAGGCATAGAATTCGATTATGTCATCACCCTGTGCGAAGACGCGGCAGCCGCATGCCCCGTCTTCCCGGGCAAGTCCCGGCTCATCCACAAAGCCTTCGACGACCCTCCCCGCCTCGCCCAGGGCGCCGCGAGCGAGGAAGAAGCCATGTCCCCTTACCGCCGGGTAAGGGATGAGATCATGGCCTATATAGAGACCCTGCCGGAAGGGCTGGAATAA
- a CDS encoding metalloregulator ArsR/SmtB family transcription factor: MSHRGTNRTGGAAQGETVELPVGPERSGEPVKEMLSLFKALSDETRLRMLKLLGNGELCVCHVVAAFHMSQSKVSFHLGVLRAAGLVKDRKEGKWMHYRIDDSDLFRRLLVLSVVEKVPDEMVREDRIRLAAFMKESAPPLLPAGRCCAARA, translated from the coding sequence GTGAGCCATAGGGGGACGAATAGAACAGGCGGTGCGGCCCAGGGAGAGACGGTAGAACTTCCTGTGGGACCGGAGCGCAGCGGAGAGCCGGTAAAAGAGATGCTCTCCTTATTCAAGGCCCTCTCGGACGAGACGCGCCTCAGGATGCTGAAGCTCCTCGGCAACGGCGAGCTCTGTGTCTGCCATGTGGTTGCTGCCTTTCATATGAGCCAGTCGAAGGTCTCCTTTCATCTCGGCGTGCTCAGGGCAGCGGGTCTGGTGAAAGACAGGAAAGAAGGGAAGTGGATGCACTACAGGATCGATGATTCGGACCTGTTCAGGCGTCTTTTGGTTCTGTCCGTAGTGGAGAAGGTCCCGGATGAGATGGTGAGGGAGGACAGGATAAGACTTGCAGCATTCATGAAAGAGAGCGCCCCGCCCCTTCTCCCTGCCGGCCGTTGCTGCGCGGCACGGGCATAA
- a CDS encoding universal stress protein, whose translation MLKPTSIMVPTDFSEYADKALGQALDIAVQCAARVHVPHVIQEKIHRGSLEFSFSDDMLEAFKRNSMEAAEESLAKQVEKFSGAHQVQLTTRVITGIPYEAILEEEKERGIDLIVMGSRGKSIFARYALGGVARNVVKRATCPVLLTK comes from the coding sequence ATGCTTAAACCGACAAGTATAATGGTACCGACCGATTTTTCCGAATACGCGGATAAGGCATTGGGGCAAGCCCTGGACATTGCCGTGCAGTGTGCGGCCAGGGTGCATGTTCCTCACGTAATTCAGGAGAAGATACACAGGGGGTCCCTCGAATTCTCGTTCAGCGACGATATGCTGGAGGCATTCAAAAGGAACAGCATGGAAGCGGCGGAAGAGAGCCTTGCGAAACAGGTGGAGAAATTCTCCGGAGCACATCAGGTGCAGCTCACTACCCGCGTAATAACGGGCATTCCTTACGAGGCTATCCTGGAGGAAGAGAAGGAAAGGGGAATAGACCTCATCGTGATGGGCTCGCGGGGCAAATCGATCTTTGCGAGATATGCCTTAGGAGGAGTAGCCCGCAACGTGGTGAAGCGCGCAACGTGCCCTGTCCTGCTGACTAAATGA
- a CDS encoding arsenite methyltransferase: MDDIRTKKTVREAYSSIATQGKSCCGGSAGDLIDFAKVLGYSDEELATLPEGANLGLSCGNPTALASLKEGEVVVDLGSGAGFDCFVAAPKVGATGKVIGVDMTPAMVEKARENAKKGGFSNVEFRLGEIENLPVADNAVDAVISNCVINLSVDKARVFDEVRRVLKPGGRIAVSDMALTRDLPGRVKQNAEAYVGCIAGAVTLDEYRGLVEKAGFREITVIAAGKSACADPGTKDPIGKEFLKWLGEGESLNDYAVSVYVEARK; encoded by the coding sequence ATGGATGATATAAGGACGAAGAAAACGGTGAGGGAGGCATACAGCAGCATCGCGACCCAGGGCAAATCGTGTTGCGGCGGCTCCGCAGGGGACCTGATCGATTTCGCGAAAGTACTCGGTTATTCGGACGAGGAGCTTGCCACGCTGCCGGAGGGGGCCAACCTTGGGCTCAGCTGCGGAAACCCCACGGCCCTGGCCTCCCTTAAAGAGGGGGAAGTGGTGGTCGACCTCGGCTCGGGCGCAGGCTTCGATTGTTTTGTCGCCGCCCCGAAGGTGGGCGCAACGGGAAAAGTGATAGGCGTCGACATGACTCCTGCCATGGTGGAGAAGGCGCGGGAGAATGCGAAAAAGGGCGGCTTCTCCAATGTGGAGTTCCGGCTTGGGGAGATCGAGAACCTTCCCGTGGCGGACAATGCCGTTGACGCGGTCATCAGCAATTGCGTCATCAACCTCTCGGTGGATAAGGCGCGGGTTTTCGACGAGGTCCGAAGGGTCCTCAAGCCGGGAGGCAGGATCGCGGTCTCCGATATGGCCCTCACGAGGGACCTGCCGGGTAGGGTGAAACAAAACGCCGAGGCATACGTGGGCTGCATTGCGGGGGCCGTGACGCTGGATGAATACAGGGGTCTCGTCGAAAAAGCGGGCTTCAGGGAGATCACGGTGATCGCAGCGGGCAAATCGGCCTGCGCCGATCCCGGTACGAAAGACCCGATAGGCAAAGAGTTCCTCAAGTGGCTCGGAGAGGGAGAGTCCCTTAACGACTACGCGGTAAGCGTCTACGTGGAGGCCCGAAAGTGA